The following are encoded in a window of Nocardioides houyundeii genomic DNA:
- a CDS encoding winged helix-turn-helix domain-containing protein: MPDEPRRLKDPRELRAIAHPLRMAILEQLTMHGPLTATELSERLGESPANCSWHLRKLAEHNFVEEAESTGGRRRPWQVSSIGMGWNQEDDADAETLMAGHALTRMWLERWVDRFLTAEQAVADKPEWRRAATLSQSATWLTADELAEMNAEMSAVMMRHLDRLEDPSKRPEGAQLCELVGWGAPVDPSIAGESR; this comes from the coding sequence GTGCCTGACGAACCCCGCCGCCTCAAGGACCCCCGCGAGCTGCGCGCCATCGCCCACCCGCTGCGGATGGCGATCCTGGAGCAGCTGACCATGCACGGCCCGCTGACCGCGACCGAGCTCTCCGAGCGGCTGGGGGAGTCCCCGGCCAACTGCTCCTGGCACCTGCGCAAGCTCGCCGAGCACAACTTCGTCGAGGAGGCCGAGAGCACCGGCGGGCGGCGCCGGCCGTGGCAGGTGAGCTCCATCGGCATGGGCTGGAATCAGGAGGACGACGCCGACGCCGAGACCCTGATGGCCGGCCATGCGCTGACCCGGATGTGGCTGGAGCGCTGGGTGGACCGGTTCCTGACCGCCGAGCAGGCGGTGGCCGACAAGCCCGAGTGGCGGCGCGCGGCGACGCTGAGCCAGAGCGCCACCTGGCTCACCGCCGACGAGCTGGCCGAGATGAACGCCGAGATGTCGGCGGTGATGATGCGGCACCTGGACCGGCTCGAGGACCCGAGCAAGCGTCCCGAGGGGGCGCAGCTGTGCGAGCTGGTGGGCTGGGGTGCTCCGGTCGACCCGAGCATTGCGGGGGAGTCGCGATGA
- a CDS encoding MFS transporter, with amino-acid sequence MRAAFAQAGFKRLFTGLSASMLGDSIMLLVLSMWVKTLTDSNAMAGLTFLFMCIPAVFGPLLGVLMDRVKRKPLLVWGNVASAVAVLPLLAVRDEGDVWLIWLVAFFYGISFVVLPAGLNGLLKEMMPGHLLVEANSSIQTVKESYRLFGPLLGAALFAGLGGWAVALIDAVTFLVAAAVIATIPLLEEEPVRDESPMWVQLSSGVRHIVADHVLKHLLFGFGLTLLVLGFMEASIYALLDGFEREPTYAGVLVSAQGVGAIAGGLCSSWLIKRHGEVAVAILGLTVLAVSIGGMALSPHMWVVLVFAAVCGVSLPLMMVSYMTLLQRRTPHALMGRVSTAAEVVLTTPQAISLGMGSLLVVLVDWRIIFALMAVVIAVAAAYVAVLLRAELGPARSAEEQTQYEPAGSAMKARSSG; translated from the coding sequence ATGAGGGCGGCGTTCGCCCAGGCTGGCTTCAAGCGGCTGTTCACCGGGCTGTCGGCCTCGATGCTGGGTGACTCGATCATGCTGCTGGTGCTCAGCATGTGGGTCAAGACGCTCACCGACTCCAACGCGATGGCGGGTCTGACGTTCCTGTTCATGTGCATCCCCGCGGTCTTCGGGCCGCTGCTGGGGGTGCTGATGGACCGGGTGAAGCGCAAGCCGCTGCTGGTGTGGGGCAATGTGGCGTCCGCGGTCGCCGTACTGCCGTTGCTGGCGGTGCGCGACGAGGGCGACGTGTGGCTGATCTGGCTGGTGGCGTTCTTCTACGGCATCAGCTTCGTGGTGCTCCCTGCCGGGCTGAACGGTCTGCTCAAGGAGATGATGCCGGGCCACCTGCTGGTGGAGGCGAACTCCTCGATCCAGACGGTCAAGGAGTCCTACCGGCTGTTCGGGCCGCTGCTGGGAGCGGCGCTGTTCGCCGGCCTCGGCGGCTGGGCGGTGGCGCTGATCGACGCCGTGACGTTCCTGGTGGCCGCCGCGGTGATCGCCACGATCCCGCTGCTGGAGGAGGAACCGGTGCGCGACGAGTCGCCCATGTGGGTGCAGCTCTCCTCCGGGGTGCGCCACATCGTGGCCGACCACGTGCTCAAGCACCTGCTGTTCGGCTTCGGGCTGACGCTGCTGGTGCTGGGCTTCATGGAGGCCTCGATCTACGCGCTGCTCGACGGCTTCGAGCGGGAGCCGACGTACGCCGGGGTGCTGGTCTCGGCCCAAGGCGTGGGGGCCATCGCGGGCGGGCTCTGCTCGAGCTGGCTGATCAAGCGGCACGGCGAGGTGGCCGTCGCCATCCTGGGCCTGACTGTGTTGGCGGTGTCGATCGGCGGGATGGCGCTCTCGCCGCACATGTGGGTGGTGCTGGTCTTCGCCGCGGTCTGCGGGGTGTCACTGCCGCTGATGATGGTCAGCTACATGACGCTGCTGCAGCGACGTACCCCGCACGCGCTGATGGGCCGGGTCTCCACCGCGGCCGAGGTGGTGCTGACCACCCCGCAGGCGATCTCCCTGGGGATGGGCTCGCTCCTGGTGGTGCTGGTGGACTGGCGGATCATCTTCGCGCTGATGGCGGTGGTGATCGCCGTCGCCGCGGCGTACGTCGCGGTGCTGCTGCGCGCCGAGCTGGGCCCGGCGCGCAGCGCTGAGGAGCAGACTCAGTACGAGCCGGCGGGGTCGGCGATGAAGGCCAGGTCGTCGGGCTGA
- a CDS encoding S1 family peptidase: MNRHLLRAAAVAVGGLLLSPMLPASAIVGGEPDAGEHPFVGQLFFYVPDAADSRFDDPGGWFNCTGTLIDPDTVVTAGHCTYAVGVEGEVPADPLSGGTDVWFSVAEAPDYSVFPPSSTFVPDRNEERYETWAALLDASPQWSEAESTFTHPDYVDEEFLQHDLGVVELSEPIVLPEYGTLPTPRYLDRYAGGAKNRALFESVGYGLEGSSPKSSFGGDTRRKADRRLVSLRGAYGLRDTAVMFSHAGRGTTGGTCFGDSGGPTFDITTPAIAEQNIIVAVTSFGQNYNCNASGSYRIDQPDDLAFIADPAGSY; the protein is encoded by the coding sequence ATGAACCGTCACCTGCTCCGCGCCGCGGCCGTCGCCGTCGGCGGCCTGCTGCTCTCCCCCATGCTGCCCGCCTCCGCCATCGTGGGCGGTGAGCCGGACGCCGGCGAGCACCCCTTCGTCGGACAGCTCTTCTTCTACGTCCCCGACGCGGCCGACTCCCGCTTCGACGACCCGGGCGGCTGGTTCAACTGCACCGGCACCCTGATCGACCCCGACACGGTCGTCACCGCCGGACACTGCACCTATGCGGTCGGCGTCGAGGGGGAGGTCCCGGCCGACCCGCTGTCCGGTGGCACCGACGTGTGGTTCTCCGTGGCCGAGGCGCCGGACTACTCGGTGTTCCCGCCGAGCTCGACGTTCGTCCCGGACCGAAACGAGGAGCGCTACGAGACCTGGGCCGCGCTGTTGGACGCCAGCCCGCAGTGGTCCGAGGCCGAGTCCACCTTCACCCACCCCGACTACGTCGACGAGGAGTTCCTGCAGCACGACCTCGGCGTGGTCGAGCTGAGCGAGCCCATCGTCCTGCCCGAGTACGGCACGCTGCCCACGCCCCGCTACCTGGACCGCTACGCCGGGGGCGCCAAGAACCGCGCCCTGTTCGAGTCCGTCGGCTACGGCCTGGAGGGCAGCAGCCCGAAGAGCTCCTTCGGTGGCGACACCCGGCGCAAGGCAGACCGGCGGCTGGTGAGCCTCCGCGGCGCCTACGGTCTGCGGGACACCGCGGTGATGTTCTCCCACGCCGGACGCGGCACCACCGGAGGCACCTGCTTCGGCGACTCCGGCGGCCCGACGTTCGACATCACCACCCCGGCCATCGCCGAGCAGAACATCATCGTCGCGGTCACCTCGTTCGGGCAGAACTACAACTGCAACGCCAGCGGCAGCTATCGCATCGATCAGCCCGACGACCTGGCCTTCATCGCCGACCCCGCCGGCTCGTACTGA
- a CDS encoding VanZ family protein yields the protein MLNVVMFAPVTLLGYLSFRWRWADWVVGTFVASLAIEFIQGVLLPDRSATSSDVVSNTLGGLVGVACGLVAGSYAGKRAR from the coding sequence GTGCTCAACGTGGTGATGTTCGCGCCGGTGACCCTGCTGGGCTATCTCTCGTTCCGCTGGCGGTGGGCCGACTGGGTTGTCGGCACTTTCGTGGCGTCACTGGCGATCGAGTTCATCCAAGGGGTCCTGTTGCCCGATCGGTCGGCGACGTCCAGCGACGTCGTCTCCAACACGCTGGGTGGTCTGGTGGGCGTGGCCTGCGGGTTGGTCGCGGGCAGCTATGCAGGGAAGCGCGCGAGGTGA
- a CDS encoding DUF1972 domain-containing protein → MGISQLRFAMIGTRGVPAQYGGFETAIEEIGQRLVKRGHRVDVYCRNAGQDERTHLGMRLINLPAVRKRSLETLSHTGLSVAHAIGSRPDAAIVFNAANAPYLRLLKMARIPVAVHMDGLEWKREKWKGAGARYYKRAEEKAAASGVPLIADARGIAEHLRTAYGRDSHFIPYGAPILDAGDDLLNKVGLERNRYHLVVARMEPENHVTQIVEGHVAAKAELPLVVVGSAPYGNEYMDRVRRLAQQGDVRLLGGFGIRSS, encoded by the coding sequence ATGGGGATCTCGCAACTGCGGTTCGCGATGATCGGCACACGCGGTGTGCCAGCGCAATACGGAGGGTTCGAGACCGCGATCGAGGAGATTGGCCAGCGGCTTGTTAAGCGCGGCCATCGGGTCGACGTGTACTGCAGGAACGCTGGGCAGGACGAACGAACCCACCTCGGGATGCGTTTAATCAATCTCCCTGCCGTGCGCAAGCGCTCGTTGGAGACACTCAGCCACACGGGTCTCTCTGTCGCGCATGCCATCGGCAGTCGCCCGGACGCCGCCATTGTCTTCAACGCGGCGAACGCGCCCTACCTTCGCCTCCTCAAGATGGCCCGCATCCCGGTCGCCGTCCACATGGACGGGCTGGAGTGGAAGCGTGAGAAGTGGAAGGGTGCTGGTGCCCGGTACTACAAGCGGGCGGAGGAGAAGGCCGCCGCGTCCGGCGTGCCCCTCATCGCAGACGCCCGGGGCATCGCCGAGCATCTTCGGACCGCTTACGGACGCGACAGTCACTTCATTCCATACGGCGCACCGATCCTGGACGCCGGTGACGACCTACTCAATAAGGTCGGTCTTGAGCGCAACCGCTATCACCTTGTTGTTGCCCGGATGGAGCCGGAGAACCACGTCACTCAAATCGTGGAAGGGCATGTGGCCGCCAAGGCCGAGCTTCCTCTCGTTGTGGTGGGCTCCGCCCCGTATGGCAACGAATACATGGACCGGGTGCGCCGGCTGGCTCAGCAGGGCGACGTACGCCTGCTCGGGGGATTTGGGATCAGGAGCTCCTGA
- a CDS encoding glycosyltransferase family 4 protein — protein MKILMCNPGAERYGSDRMALEGANALIEAGHEVVLITPNSGPLVDDALSAGMQVGYVRVPVLRKEHLLPHRLLVLAWASILGTFNAVRVLRHHRPDRVVANTSTQPVWSLAARLTGSTVVVVVHEAEAGTNPIVRAGVLMPLVLANELVVVSETAREFVTTSVLLRRKRIHTVRNGRDWTTYFRTATRDRADVPKILVSGRLSPRKGQDLVLQAAHRLRVKGIEVEVLFAGDVYAGYEWFQEKLENDVRLYGLQGNVTFLGFVDDMAELLERADVCVVPSRVSESFGLVAAEAMAAMRPVIVSSGGGLTEIVEHGKSGLVFQSGDAIALAATLEEMLAKPKMAESLALAGYERVNHHFGQRVYRRAFVDAVIGPSREGIGE, from the coding sequence GTGAAGATACTGATGTGTAACCCGGGCGCGGAGCGATACGGCAGCGATCGCATGGCGCTCGAGGGAGCTAACGCGCTGATCGAGGCAGGTCATGAGGTTGTCCTCATAACTCCGAACAGCGGCCCATTGGTTGACGACGCGCTCTCTGCTGGCATGCAAGTTGGGTATGTGCGGGTGCCGGTTCTCCGCAAGGAGCACCTTTTACCACACAGGCTGCTCGTCCTGGCATGGGCGTCGATCCTGGGGACATTTAACGCTGTCCGCGTGCTACGCCACCATCGACCAGACAGAGTCGTAGCCAATACATCGACCCAACCAGTTTGGTCACTTGCCGCTCGTCTGACGGGCTCAACAGTGGTAGTGGTGGTGCACGAGGCCGAGGCGGGAACCAATCCAATCGTGCGTGCTGGCGTCCTGATGCCGCTAGTGCTTGCAAACGAACTCGTCGTCGTTAGCGAGACGGCAAGGGAGTTCGTGACAACGTCAGTGCTTCTCCGGCGGAAGAGGATACATACCGTACGCAACGGGCGTGACTGGACGACGTACTTCCGAACTGCAACCCGGGACCGCGCAGACGTGCCGAAAATACTCGTTAGTGGGCGGCTGAGCCCACGTAAGGGACAGGACCTCGTGCTCCAGGCTGCCCATCGTTTACGAGTGAAGGGTATAGAGGTAGAGGTACTTTTCGCGGGAGACGTTTACGCTGGGTATGAATGGTTCCAAGAAAAACTCGAAAACGATGTTCGACTATACGGACTGCAGGGCAACGTTACATTTTTGGGTTTCGTCGATGACATGGCAGAACTGTTGGAACGCGCCGATGTGTGTGTGGTGCCTTCCCGCGTTTCGGAATCATTCGGTTTAGTCGCCGCAGAAGCGATGGCAGCGATGAGGCCGGTGATCGTATCCTCAGGTGGAGGCTTGACCGAAATTGTTGAACACGGCAAATCTGGCCTTGTCTTTCAGTCAGGGGATGCGATTGCTTTGGCTGCCACACTCGAAGAGATGCTCGCCAAACCAAAGATGGCGGAGTCACTCGCCTTGGCTGGATACGAACGCGTCAATCACCATTTTGGACAGAGGGTATACCGGCGAGCGTTCGTCGACGCCGT